From the genome of Mycoplasma anserisalpingitidis, one region includes:
- a CDS encoding IS1634 family transposase — MQVLWYDTTTAYFESFSRIGIRVPGFSKDGKFKEDQVVIGLITDENGIPLHYKLFPGNTTDSKTFIHFMLEMKRVYEIEKVVIVCDKGMSTNANIRFLEAHGIDYIISYRMKAGSKKVKEYVLKQDDYVNYGGDFKYKEQTYFSTWQNGRKNDKVRRRIISYSSSRASKDRKDRENLVNNFYKKAKNGMVSASDLKSETKNYLLLFIKSFKRQKR, encoded by the coding sequence TTACAAGTTCTTTGATATGACACAACAACTGCTTATTTTGAATCATTTTCAAGAATAGGAATAAGAGTACCTGGTTTTTCTAAAGATGGAAAATTTAAAGAAGATCAAGTAGTTATTGGTTTAATTACAGATGAAAACGGAATTCCATTGCATTATAAATTGTTCCCCGGAAATACAACTGATTCAAAAACTTTCATTCATTTTATGCTTGAGATGAAAAGAGTTTATGAAATTGAAAAAGTTGTAATTGTTTGTGATAAAGGGATGAGTACAAACGCTAACATTAGATTTTTAGAAGCACACGGTATTGACTATATCATTTCATATCGTATGAAAGCAGGAAGTAAAAAAGTCAAGGAATACGTCTTAAAACAAGATGACTACGTTAATTATGGTGGAGATTTTAAGTATAAGGAACAAACATATTTTTCAACTTGACAAAATGGTAGAAAAAACGATAAAGTGAGACGAAGAATTATCTCTTACTCTTCATCAAGAGCTTCAAAAGACAGAAAAGATAGAGAAAATTTAGTCAATAACTTCTATAAAAAAGCTAAAAACGGAATGGTTTCAGCTTCTGATTTAAAAAGTGAGACGAAGAATTATCTCTTACTCTTCATCAAGAGCTTCAAAAGACAGAAAAGATAG